Sequence from the Deinococcus radiopugnans ATCC 19172 genome:
GGACGCTACGAATTCATGAAGAGCTGGAAGCGCAACTGGCCGCCTTCAAGCACACCGGCAGCGCACTGGTGCTGCACAGCGGCTTTACCACCAACCAGGGGGTGCTGGGCGCCCTGCTCAAGGAGGGTGATCTGGTGGTCAGCGACGAGCTGAACCACGCCAGCATCATCGACGGTCTGCGGCTGACCAAGGCGACCAAGAAGGTCTACAAACACTCGGACCCGGCCGATCTGGAACGCATTCTGAAAGAGAACGAGACCGACGGCCTGAAACTGGTGGTGACCGACGGCGTGTTCAGCATGGACGGCGATCTGGCCCCATTGGATCAATTGATCGAGGTGGCCCGCAGGTACGGCGCCATCACCTACGTGGACGACGCCCACGGCAGCGGCGTGATGGGCGAGGCCGGGCGCGGCACGGTGCACCACTTCGGCTTCGAGCATGCCGACGACGTGATTCAGGTGGGCACGCTCAGCAAGGCCTGGGGAGGCGTGGGAGGCTACGCCGCCGGACACGAGAACCTGCGCGAACTGCTGATCAACCGCGCCCGGCCCTACCTGTTCTCCACCGCGCAGCCCCCGGCGGTGGTGGGCGGGCTGGTGGCCGCCATCGAGGAAGTGCAGCGCGATCCCTCGCTGATGCGCCGGTTGTGGGACAACACCCACTACTTCAAGGCCGAACTGGGGCGGCTGGGCTTTGACACCATGGGCAGCGTCACGCCCATCACGCCTGTCGTCTTCGGCGAGGCCGAGGCCGCCTTCGAGGCCAGCCGACTGCTGTTCGAGGAAGGCATCTTTGCCGTGGGCCTGGGCTTTCCCACCGTCCCGCGCGGCAGCGCCCGCATCCGCAACATCGTGACCGCCGAACATACCCGCGACGATCTGGATCAGGCGCTAGCCGCCTACGAGAAGGTGGGCCGCCGGCTGAAGGTGGCCGGGGTCTGATCGAGTACCGGGTGCGCGAACGGCCTGATCTGGCCGCGCTGGGTCGGCTGCGGAAAGCGGCGTGGGGCGGCCAGGATGACGGCGCGTGGTGGCAGGCGGTCCTCGAACGCAGCCTGACGTGGATCACGGCTTTTGACGGGACAGAGCTGGTGGGCTTCGTCAACGTGGCGTGGGACGGCGGCGTCCATGCCTTCCTGCTGGACACCACCGTTCATCCGGACTGGGGGCGACGCGGCATCGGGGTCAATCTCGTCTGGGAAGCCACGCAGGCGGCGAGAGCGGAAGGCATTCACTGGCTGCACGTCGATTATGAACCGCACCTGCACCAGTTTTACGAGCTATGCGGCTTCCGCCCCACATCTGCGGGGTTGCTGAAACTGCACTGATCCTTCCCCTTTTTCCCGGTCCTGCCCGGCTATCATCTTCGGCATGACCGCCGCACCCCGAAAGCCCTCCGTGGGCGACAAACAGGACAAGGGCAGCGACGTGCAGGCCATGTTTGCCGACATCGCCCCGCGCTACGACCTGCTTAACCGCGTGCTGAGCCTGGGCGTGGACCGGGGCTGGCGGCGCGAGGCGGCGCGGGAGGCGCTGGCCCTCGCCCCGGCGCGGGTGCTGGACGTGGCGACGGGCACGGCGGACTTTGCGCTGGAACTCAAGACCCGTGCGCCGCAGGTCGAGGTGGTGGGCAGCGACTTCGTGCCGCAGATGCTGGAGATCGGGCGGACCAAGGCGGCGGCGCGGCACCTGGACATCGCGCTGGAGGAGGGCGACGCCCTGAACCTGCCCTACCCCGACGGCAGTTTCGACAGCGTAACCTGCGCGTTCGGCTTCCGCAACTTTGCCGACTATGCCCAGGGGCTCTCAGAATTCTGGCGGGTGCTGGCCCCCGGCGGGCGGGCGGTGATCCTGGAGTTTCCGCCGCCCCGCGCCGGGCTGTTCGGTTCTCTGTTCCGGTTTTACTTTCAGCACGTGCTGCCGCGCATTGGCGGGTTGATCAGCGGCAACGCAGGCGCGTACACCTATCTGCCCGAGAGCGTGCTCGCCTTTCCGCCCCCCGAGCGACTGGCGGATCTGATGCGCGCCACTGGCTTCCGAACCCGCCACCGCCTGCTGACCTTCGGCATCGCGGCGATTCACGTGGGGGATAAGCTGTAGGACACTGGCAACGACTAACCGGCGACGCCAGATCAGTTACCAGTCGGCCTCGTCATCCAATCCCTCATCCTCGTCCACGACACGCGCCCAGTCGCGCGCCACGGCGGGGTGATGTTGCAGCACCCGTTCCAGCAGGCGCTCCACATCCGCGTCGGCCCAGCCCTGAACGTTGGGCAGGCGGCGGGCGGCAGGGGCCGGAACGAAGGTGGCCGGGGACGCCTGATACACCAGCAGCGTGGCGCAGACGTGCTTGCACATGACGTTGTGCTCGTCGGGGCAACTGCAGGACCACTGCTTGCGTCCCAGATCCACCGCCACGCGGTACGGGGCACGTCGGCTGCCCTGCACGCGGGCACGTAGGGTATCGCCGTCGCGGGTGCAGGCGCCGACGACCTTTGGCAGCGCCAACGCCCGGTCCCGGACCTTGGCGCTGGCGTGGGCCAGCAGTTCGGCCGCTGAAGGCGTCATGGTGTGGCGGGCGCAGCCCACGCGGCCAGCGCCGCCCGCGCCACGGCCACCTCATCCCACGGCAGGGTCTCGTCGGCGCGTTCCAGGGTGTCTTCAGGCCCCTTGCCGGCCAGCAGCACGGTGTCTCCCGGTTGCGCCTGCCGGATGATCCACGCAATCGCCTCTGCCCGGTCGGCAATGGTGGTGAAGTTTTCGTGTCCTGTTTCCTGAGCCCCCCGCTCCATCTCGCGCAGGATGTCGGCCAGGGAGGTGTCGCGGCAATCCTCTTCCGTGAAGACGGCGTGATCGGCCAGCCGGGAAGCCACCTCGCCCAGCGGCGCCCGCTTGCCCGGATCGCGCGGCCCGCCCGCCGAACCGATCAGCACCCACAGCCGCCCTGGCGTGGTGGTGCGTAACGTCGCCAGCGCCTTTTCCAGACTGGGCGGCGTGTGCGCGAAATCCACGATCACGCGCGGGGCAGCGCCGTCGCCGGGCAGCAACTCCATGCGCCCCGGCACCCCCCGGAAGTAGGCCAGACCAGCGATCAGGTCCTCCTTCGTCGCGCCCAGTTGGGCCGCCGCCGCCATCCCCGCCAGCGCATTGGCCACGTTGAAGCGCCCGATCATCGGCAGGTGCGCCTGGAATTCTCCCAGGGGTGAGGTGACGCGCCAGTCCAGCCCGCCCGCGCCTTCCCTGATGTCATGAGCCGTCCAGTCGGCCTGCGTGCCCTCGGCGCTGTAGGTCGTTTCCTCTGGCGCGAGGCCGGTCAGCTGCGCGGTCCACGGATCGTCCGCATTCAGGACGGCGTGACGGGCGCGTTCCACCAGCTTGCGTTTCTCGGCGAAGTACCCTTCCACGGTGCCGTGAAAATCCAGGTGTTCGCGGCTCAGGTGCGTCCAGACCGCCACGTCCCAGTCCACGCCGCGCACCCGCTCCAGGGCCAGCGCGTGGCTGCTGGCCTCCAGCACCGCCGCGTCCGCACCCGCCGTCACCAGTTCGCGCAGGGTGCGCTGGACCTGCGGGGCCTCGGGGGTGGTGAAGTGGGCCGGGAAGTGCCGCAGTTCGCCGTCCGGCAACTCGTAGCCCACGGTGCTGAGCAGGCCCGTCTTCAGGCCCGCCGCGCGCAACAGGTGGCGGGTCAGCCACGCGGTGGTGGTCTTGCCGTCGGTGCCGGTGACCCCCACGACCCGCAGCTCCCGGCTGGGCTGGTCCTCAAGGGCCGCCGCCGCGTCCGCCAGCGCCGCCCGCGCGTCTGGCACCCGCAGGTAGGGCAGCGGCGAGGTCAGGCCGTCCGGCAGGCCCTCGCCCAGCACCGCCACCGCCCCGGCCTGCCGCACCTGTTCTATGAAGCGGTGGCCGTCGAAGCGTGCCCCGCGAATCGCCACGAACACGTCCCCCGGCCCCGCCCAGTCGGCGTTGTGGGTGACGCCGCGCACAGGCAGGTCAGGCAGATCAGTGGGCGGCAGATTCAGGGCGGCGGCCAGGGCTTGCAGACGCATGCGCCGAGGGTAGCAGGGGAAGGAAGAAAGCGAGTGGGTGCATGGCGCGAACGCCAGAGCACAGGTGGGCTCGCCCAGGATTCCGAACCGCTCGCTACCCGAGGGCCACAAAATCACCCTTCTCCCATGAGGGAGCTGAGCACCGGCCAGGACAGCAGCTTCACAATATGGCATTTGTCCTTTAGAGTTGTAACTCTCCTGGTAACCAATTTTTGAACTGGGTTGAGAACCGGGCGCACCCACTTTTTCTGTCGGCCAGGAGACCCTTTCCACCATGATGAGTCGAATCTGACGAAACCTTGACAGTATTTTGAAAAGCTTTTACACTCTATGGAAATTAGACAGCTAAGTAAAAGGGCCGGAGGAGCGGTGGAGTGACGGTAGGAAGCACGGGGCAGGCTCGGCAGGCACGCGCGGCAGGCCATTTCTAGACGCATCAACGCAATCTGCACTGGCCCAGACGGCCAGATTCGGAGGAAACATGACGACAGCACCAACGCGCAACAACGTCCACCCCGTCGACGAGGTTCTGGCTCCCCAGAACATGATTGCTTTCGGGCTCCAGCACGTGCTGAGCATGTACGCGGGCATCGTGGCCGTGCCGCTGGTGCTGGCGTCGGCCCTGGGCCTGGACAGCGAGACCGTGGTCCGTATCATCGGGGCCAGCTTCTTCATGTGTGGCGTGGCCACCATCATCCAGACCATCGGCTTCGCAGGGTTCGGGGCCAAGCTGCCTATCGTGCAGGGCACCACCTTCGCCTCGGTGGCCACCATGATCGCCATCGGCAAGTCCTTTGGGCTGCCGGGCATTTTCGGGGCGGTGATCGCGGGGGGCGTGCTGACTGTTCTGCTGGCGCCGTACTTCTCCAAGCTGCTGCGCTTCTTCCCGCCGGTGGTGGCCGGCACGGTGATCCTGATGATCGGCGTCTCGCTGATGCCGGTGGCGATCAAGTGGGCCGGCGGCGGCACGCCCGGCATCACGCCCACGTTCGGCGCCCCCATCAACCTGGGCCTGGCCACCCTGACGCTGGTGATCGTGCTGCTGCTTACGCGCTTCGGCAAAGGCTTCCTGAGCCGGGTCGCCGTGCTGCTGGGCCTGGTCATCGGGACCGTGGTGGCTGCCCTGCTGGGACAGGCGGATTTCTCCAAGGTGGCGACCGCCGAATGGTTCGGCTTCACCATGCCATTCCACTTCGGTACGCCCACCTTCAGCCTGGTGCCGGTGCTGTCCATGCTGCTGGTGATGCTGGTGGTCATGGTGGAAACCACCGCCGATCTGCTGGCCATCGGTGAAGTGACCGACAAGCACGTGGACGCGGGCGACGTGGCCAAGGGCCTGCGCGCCGACGGCCTGTCCACGGCGCTGGGCGGCATCTTCTGCGCCTTCCCCTTTACCGCCTTCGCCCAGAACGTCGGCCTGGTGCGCTTCACCGGCATCAAGAGCCGTTTCGTGGTGGCCGTGGCCGGCGTGATTCTGATGCTGCTGGGCTTTCTGCCCAAGCTGAGCGCGGTGGTCTCGGCCATTCCGCTGCCTGTCCTGGGCGGGGCGGGGCTGGTGCTGTTCGGCACGGTGGCCGCCGCCGGGGTGCAGACCCTGTCCAAGGTCAACATGAACGACACCCGCAACCTGATCATCGTGGCCGTCAGCGTGGCGCTGGGCGTGATTCCTTCCACGGTGCCCACCCTGTACGAGAAGCTGCCCGAACAGGCCCAGCTGTTCCTGGACAGCGGCATCACCTCCGCCGCGCTGGCCGCGATCATCCTGAACATCCTGTTCAACATCGTGGGCAACAACACGCCGCACCCGTCCTCGCTGGCCCCCAGCTCCAGCAACGCGCCGGAACCGAGCGACTTCCACGCCTGATCCAGCCCCGAACACGGCCACGCCGCACCACCAGCCCCCTCCCAGCGGAGGGGGTCTTTCATGGCTTTGCGGCCGCGTGGTCCGGCCAGCGCCGCCCCACCGTTTATGGCAGGATGCTCCCTGAATGTTCCAGGCCCTGAGCAACGTGCTGCTGCCCGTGATGATCGTCGCCGGACTGGGGGCGCTGCTGGCCTCGCGCATGAAGATCGATCAGGTCACGGTCTCGCGCCTCACCATGTACCTGCTGATTCCGGCGCTGGTGCTGGACGTGATTCTGCGCACGCCTGTACGCGCCGCCGAGGCCGGGCAACTGGGGCTGGCTTTTTTGCTGGTGATGGCCGTGTCGCTGGGGCTGGGCGCCGTGGCCGGGCTGGGCCGCCCCGACGCCGAACGCCGCAGCCTGAGCGCCGCCTCGGGCATCTGGAACAGCGGCAACATGGGGCTGCCGATTGCGCTGTTCGTGTTCGGGGACAGCGGGTTTGACCGGGCCACCGTCGTGTTTCTGGTCTCGATTGTCGCCATGTACATCGTCGGCCCGGCCATCTACGGTTCGGCCTCCAGGTCTGGGCAGCGGTACGGCGCGGCCGACATCTTCAAGTCGGTGTTCCGGCTGCCCACCGTCTGGGTGGCGCTGATCGCCGTGGCGCTGCGGGTGCTGAATGTGCCGCTGCCGCAGGGCGTGACGCGCGGGGTGTCGCTGCTGGCCGAGGCCACGCTGCCGCTGGTGCTGCTCTCGCTGGGCCTGCAACTGGGCGCGGGCGGATGGCCACCCCTGAACCGCCGGGTGTGGCTGGCGGGTGTGGTGCGGCTGATCGGCGGCCCGCTGATCGCGCTGGGCGTGGGCTTTCTGGTGGGCCTGCGCGGCGAATCGCTGGCGGTGCTGGTGCTGTCGGCCAGCATGCCCACCGCCGTGAACGCGCTGCTGATCGCCCAGGAATACGGCGGCGACGCGGACACGGTGGCGGGCGTGGTGCTGGTCACGACGCTGGGCTCGGTGCTGACCATTGCGGCGGTGGTGGCGCTGCTGCCGGGGCTGGGGTAGACCGACAGGCCGCTCTCCCCGGCAGTCGGCCCGCTAGACTCCAGAGGTGATGGCACAGACGGCGGCAGAGAATCAGAAAACGGTGCTGGTGATCGTGGGCGGCAGCATGGCGGCCATCAAGGCGCCGTCCGTGCTGCGGCGGCTGCGCGAGAGCGGCGCCCGGGTCAACGCCATCGCTACCCGCGCCGCGCTGGCCTTTGTGACCGAGTTGAGCCTGTCCACCGCCGCCGACGGCCCGGTGGGCACCGACGCGGCGTGGTTCTCGCCCCGCCCCGACGCGTTGCACCTGACACTGGCGAAGGCCGACGCCGTGGTCATCGTGGGCGCATCTGCCGAGTTGCTGGCCGGGGCGGCGGGCGGCCACGCGAACGAACTGGCGCTGGCGACACTGCTGAGTGTCGAGGGGCCGGTGCTGTGGGTGCCGGCCATGAACGCGGCCATGTGGCATAGCCGGGCGGTGCAGGCCAACGTAACGCGGCTCAAAGACTGGGGCCATCACTTTCTGGGGCCGGAAGTCGGCGCGTTCGGCACGCGTGGCGAGGGCGCGGGCCTCGGGCGCATGGCCGAGCCGGAGACGATTGCCGCCGCCGTGCTGGCAGTGCTGAACCCTGCCGCCCCGCGCGATCTGGAGGGTTTGAAGGTGGTGGTGTCTGCCGGGCCGACGCGCGAGTATCTGGACCCGGTGCGCTTTATCAGCAACCCCAGCAGCGGTAAGATGGGCTTCGCGGTGGCCGAGGACGCGCGCGACCGGGGCGCGCAGGTCACGCTGGTCACGGGGCCGGTGGGTCTCGCCGATCCGCCTGACATGGCTGTGGTCCGCATCGAGTCGGCGCTGGAACTGCGCGACGCTGTGCTGGGAGCCGCCCAGACCGCCGACATCGTGGTGATGACCGCCGCCGTGGCCGACTACCGCGCCGCCGAGCTGAAAGGGGAAAAGCAGGCCAAGGTGGCGGGCGACGTGAGCATTCACCTGACCCCCAATCCCGACATCCTGGCCGAGCTGGGGTGCGAGAAGGGCGGGCGCGTGCTGGTGGGCTTCGCGATGGAAACGCACGCGGGCGTGGAGCGGGCCGCCGCCAAGGCCGCGCGCAAGAACGCGGATTTCATCCTGCTGAACTACCCCACGCAGGCCGGCACCGCGTTCGGCGGCGACGACAATCAGGTCACCCTGGTCCGCGCCGACGGGACGCACGAGGACTGGCCGCGCACCAGCAAGCGCGAGGTGGCCCGGCGCTTGCTGGACGAGGCGCTGCGGGTGCGCGGGGCGCGGACCAGCTGAGCCTGCCGCCACCCCCCAATTGCATTATTCACCCCCACTGCATAGAGTAGCGGGCGTGCCAGGCAAGCTCAGCAAGGAACAGCGTCAGAAACGCATTCAGGACATCATCGCCCGCGAGAGCGTCGCCACGCAGGGCGAACTGGTGGACTTCCTGCGGCGCGAGGACGTGCTGGTCACGCAGGCCACCGTCAGCCGCGACATCAACGAGCTGCGGCTGGTGCGCGTGCCGGTGGGCAAGGGCCGCCACCGCTACGCTCTGTCGCAGTCGGGCGGGCACGGCGACGTGCAGGGCGAGCTGGCCCGGCTGTTCCAGAATTTCGTGCAGGACGTGGACCGGGGCGAGAACGTGCTGGTGGTCCGCACCGCCGAGGGCCACGCGTCCGGGGTGGCGCTGCTGATGGACCGCTTGCGCCGCGACGACATCGTGGGCACCATTGCCGGCGAGGACACCATCTTCGTGGTGGCCCGCACCACCGACGAGGGCGAGGCCCTGATGGAAGAGCTGCACGCGCTGATGCTGGGCTAGCGGCCGCAGCCCGCCCACCCCTTCAGGATCCGGACGACCGCCTCAGTCGGCCCACCATAACCAGCGCCAGCACGGCCCCCAGCAGCGTGACTGCAAAGGCCAGCGTGAAGGCCCCGTCCAGCGGGCGCACGCGGGCGATCAGCGCGCCGCCGATGCCTGCGGCCAGCGCCACCATCAGCGACTCGATGTTTGCCAGCTGCCCGGACAGCTGCCCCGCACCCTCCGGCGAGGCGCTGGACATGGCGAACAGCGACGTGCTGGTGTAGCCGACGCCCATGCCCAGGCACGCCAGCACCCAGGCCGGGTAGACCACCCACAGCGGCGCGGCGCCCAGCACCCCCAGGGCGGTCAACGCCACCCCGACGGCCACGCCGCCCAGCCCGGCCCGGATGCGAAGGGGCCGGGACGCCTCGCCGTGCGCGTCCTCCAGACGGGCCTGAATCCATGAGCCCAGGGTCCAGGTCACGCCGCCCAGCGACAGGATGATGCCCGCCCCGGTCAGGCTCAGCCCGCGCAGCTCGTTGAGGGCCAGCGGCAGAAAGGAGGTGGTGCCCATGACGGCAAACGCCGCCAGCCCCCGGACCATCAGGGCGCTGGGCAGGCCGCCCGCGAAGCGCCACATGCCGGCCGGGAACAGCGTGCGGGTGCTGAGGCCCACGCCCAGCACGCCCGCCACGCCCAGCAGCAGGCCCAGCGCGTCGGCGCGGCGCAGGCCCTCCACCAGCGCCCCCGCCGAGACCGACAGCGCCAGCGCGGCCCACAGGACGCGGCGGTTGCTCCGCGCAGCCTTCCCCTCGCTCGGCTGCCGGACCCGCACCCGCAG
This genomic interval carries:
- a CDS encoding glycine C-acetyltransferase, with amino-acid sequence MSTSLSDRLNAELAGLRDSGLLIKPRVLDGANRARMRVDGREVVNLASNNYLGFADHPRLKERAAAYLREWGVGAGAVRTIAGTLRIHEELEAQLAAFKHTGSALVLHSGFTTNQGVLGALLKEGDLVVSDELNHASIIDGLRLTKATKKVYKHSDPADLERILKENETDGLKLVVTDGVFSMDGDLAPLDQLIEVARRYGAITYVDDAHGSGVMGEAGRGTVHHFGFEHADDVIQVGTLSKAWGGVGGYAAGHENLRELLINRARPYLFSTAQPPAVVGGLVAAIEEVQRDPSLMRRLWDNTHYFKAELGRLGFDTMGSVTPITPVVFGEAEAAFEASRLLFEEGIFAVGLGFPTVPRGSARIRNIVTAEHTRDDLDQALAAYEKVGRRLKVAGV
- a CDS encoding GNAT family N-acetyltransferase, translated to MRERPDLAALGRLRKAAWGGQDDGAWWQAVLERSLTWITAFDGTELVGFVNVAWDGGVHAFLLDTTVHPDWGRRGIGVNLVWEATQAARAEGIHWLHVDYEPHLHQFYELCGFRPTSAGLLKLH
- the ubiE gene encoding bifunctional demethylmenaquinone methyltransferase/2-methoxy-6-polyprenyl-1,4-benzoquinol methylase UbiE codes for the protein MTAAPRKPSVGDKQDKGSDVQAMFADIAPRYDLLNRVLSLGVDRGWRREAAREALALAPARVLDVATGTADFALELKTRAPQVEVVGSDFVPQMLEIGRTKAAARHLDIALEEGDALNLPYPDGSFDSVTCAFGFRNFADYAQGLSEFWRVLAPGGRAVILEFPPPRAGLFGSLFRFYFQHVLPRIGGLISGNAGAYTYLPESVLAFPPPERLADLMRATGFRTRHRLLTFGIAAIHVGDKL
- a CDS encoding SWIM zinc finger family protein → MTPSAAELLAHASAKVRDRALALPKVVGACTRDGDTLRARVQGSRRAPYRVAVDLGRKQWSCSCPDEHNVMCKHVCATLLVYQASPATFVPAPAARRLPNVQGWADADVERLLERVLQHHPAVARDWARVVDEDEGLDDEADW
- a CDS encoding UDP-N-acetylmuramoyl-L-alanyl-D-glutamate--2,6-diaminopimelate ligase; the encoded protein is MRLQALAAALNLPPTDLPDLPVRGVTHNADWAGPGDVFVAIRGARFDGHRFIEQVRQAGAVAVLGEGLPDGLTSPLPYLRVPDARAALADAAAALEDQPSRELRVVGVTGTDGKTTTAWLTRHLLRAAGLKTGLLSTVGYELPDGELRHFPAHFTTPEAPQVQRTLRELVTAGADAAVLEASSHALALERVRGVDWDVAVWTHLSREHLDFHGTVEGYFAEKRKLVERARHAVLNADDPWTAQLTGLAPEETTYSAEGTQADWTAHDIREGAGGLDWRVTSPLGEFQAHLPMIGRFNVANALAGMAAAAQLGATKEDLIAGLAYFRGVPGRMELLPGDGAAPRVIVDFAHTPPSLEKALATLRTTTPGRLWVLIGSAGGPRDPGKRAPLGEVASRLADHAVFTEEDCRDTSLADILREMERGAQETGHENFTTIADRAEAIAWIIRQAQPGDTVLLAGKGPEDTLERADETLPWDEVAVARAALAAWAAPATP
- a CDS encoding nucleobase:cation symporter-2 family protein; translation: MTTAPTRNNVHPVDEVLAPQNMIAFGLQHVLSMYAGIVAVPLVLASALGLDSETVVRIIGASFFMCGVATIIQTIGFAGFGAKLPIVQGTTFASVATMIAIGKSFGLPGIFGAVIAGGVLTVLLAPYFSKLLRFFPPVVAGTVILMIGVSLMPVAIKWAGGGTPGITPTFGAPINLGLATLTLVIVLLLTRFGKGFLSRVAVLLGLVIGTVVAALLGQADFSKVATAEWFGFTMPFHFGTPTFSLVPVLSMLLVMLVVMVETTADLLAIGEVTDKHVDAGDVAKGLRADGLSTALGGIFCAFPFTAFAQNVGLVRFTGIKSRFVVAVAGVILMLLGFLPKLSAVVSAIPLPVLGGAGLVLFGTVAAAGVQTLSKVNMNDTRNLIIVAVSVALGVIPSTVPTLYEKLPEQAQLFLDSGITSAALAAIILNILFNIVGNNTPHPSSLAPSSSNAPEPSDFHA
- a CDS encoding AEC family transporter, producing MFQALSNVLLPVMIVAGLGALLASRMKIDQVTVSRLTMYLLIPALVLDVILRTPVRAAEAGQLGLAFLLVMAVSLGLGAVAGLGRPDAERRSLSAASGIWNSGNMGLPIALFVFGDSGFDRATVVFLVSIVAMYIVGPAIYGSASRSGQRYGAADIFKSVFRLPTVWVALIAVALRVLNVPLPQGVTRGVSLLAEATLPLVLLSLGLQLGAGGWPPLNRRVWLAGVVRLIGGPLIALGVGFLVGLRGESLAVLVLSASMPTAVNALLIAQEYGGDADTVAGVVLVTTLGSVLTIAAVVALLPGLG
- the coaBC gene encoding bifunctional phosphopantothenoylcysteine decarboxylase/phosphopantothenate--cysteine ligase CoaBC — encoded protein: MAQTAAENQKTVLVIVGGSMAAIKAPSVLRRLRESGARVNAIATRAALAFVTELSLSTAADGPVGTDAAWFSPRPDALHLTLAKADAVVIVGASAELLAGAAGGHANELALATLLSVEGPVLWVPAMNAAMWHSRAVQANVTRLKDWGHHFLGPEVGAFGTRGEGAGLGRMAEPETIAAAVLAVLNPAAPRDLEGLKVVVSAGPTREYLDPVRFISNPSSGKMGFAVAEDARDRGAQVTLVTGPVGLADPPDMAVVRIESALELRDAVLGAAQTADIVVMTAAVADYRAAELKGEKQAKVAGDVSIHLTPNPDILAELGCEKGGRVLVGFAMETHAGVERAAAKAARKNADFILLNYPTQAGTAFGGDDNQVTLVRADGTHEDWPRTSKREVARRLLDEALRVRGARTS
- the argR gene encoding arginine repressor, with protein sequence MPGKLSKEQRQKRIQDIIARESVATQGELVDFLRREDVLVTQATVSRDINELRLVRVPVGKGRHRYALSQSGGHGDVQGELARLFQNFVQDVDRGENVLVVRTAEGHASGVALLMDRLRRDDIVGTIAGEDTIFVVARTTDEGEALMEELHALMLG
- a CDS encoding MFS transporter produces the protein MSGTLIPEALPLPAVPRTLSLGLVLVVLIVAFESMAVSTVLPRVAEQLSGLALYGWASSAFLLSSLFGAVLGGVLADRRGLAFGAVLALVLFAAGLLVGAASPTMLVFVLARLLQGLGAGGLAALPWAVISTRYPPAARARMLAAISSAWLLPALIGPLIASVMADQWSWRVVFWGLVPLLALSAPLCVLPLRVRVRQPSEGKAARSNRRVLWAALALSVSAGALVEGLRRADALGLLLGVAGVLGVGLSTRTLFPAGMWRFAGGLPSALMVRGLAAFAVMGTTSFLPLALNELRGLSLTGAGIILSLGGVTWTLGSWIQARLEDAHGEASRPLRIRAGLGGVAVGVALTALGVLGAAPLWVVYPAWVLACLGMGVGYTSTSLFAMSSASPEGAGQLSGQLANIESLMVALAAGIGGALIARVRPLDGAFTLAFAVTLLGAVLALVMVGRLRRSSGS